One region of Labrus mixtus chromosome 1, fLabMix1.1, whole genome shotgun sequence genomic DNA includes:
- the LOC132978789 gene encoding C-type lectin BML-1-like codes for MCKEKNPAVPCAKKISGGEWEQMGTSRCVKAFYLTQHLNFEDAEKACRTYGGHLVSIHSKQELDQVVCTMFRVSPERPPYWIGLNLTVRYEDYLVYDWTDGTQHDFSYFAYMQPDFRQQAEKCVEINYNYWGQWNDMYCAAPGGYVCALTV; via the exons atgtgcaaagaaaaaaatccagctgTGCCGTGTGCAAAGAAAATCAGTGGAGGGGAGTGGGAGCAGATGGGCACCAGCCGCTGCGTGAAGGCTTTTTATCTGACGCAACATCTGAACTTTGAAGATGCAGAG AAAGCCTGCCGCACATACGGAGGTCATCTGGTGTCGATCCACAGCAAACAGGAGTTGGATCAGGTGGTGTGCACCATGTTCAGAGTCAGCCCTGAGAGGCCTCCTTACTGGATCGGACTCAACTTAACAGTC cGCTATGAAGATTATCTGGTGTATGATTGGACCGACGGCACTCAACACGATTTCAGCTACTTTGCTTACATGCAGCCAGACTTCCGTCAACAGGCCGAGAAATGTGTCGAGATCAACTACAACT ATTGGGGTCAATGGAACGATATGTACTGCGCCGCTCCCGGAGGCTACGTGTGTGCATTGACAGTCTGA